AACATCACAGATCTGCTCGGaggtggctggggctgctggggctcagcagcagtggcCTGGGGAGGTGCCTGCCTGTTGCAGCAGGGTGGATGCAGTCTCAGGCTCCTGCCTGGgactcagcagctgctgttttgtccctgcttggctgtgctgctggccaggctgcagcGGAGCTCTTTGTTTGGAGCAGTGTTTGACCCTTTTGATACCTTACTGAAAGTCCTACAGAACCTGGAATAAACGTGGCTATTTTAAGTAGACTGACTTCTGCCTAATGAATGAGACAACAGTTTGTCTCACCTTGTGAAATGCCAGAGAATGACAGACACTGATTGTAAACCCCAACATAACACCTTTATCCATTACATTAACTGGTACAGCCAACAGGCAGGGTCTTCTGTACTTCTGTATTAGTGTTTGGCTTTTAATCAGAAGTAATTCTCAGTctctcatttctttctcttctgcaggaaTGTAAAATGTCTAAAGCACACTGTAGCTTTAGACACGGGGCATTAGAAAGCTGTTCAGCCATAAAACACTCCTGCTTCCATCACagaggctggctgcaggcagctctagagaaaacatttcctaaTTTTCAACACAGCAAGAGTCTCTCCACCGGAGGATGCTGCAGTTTAatgcccagagctggggttgCTTTACAGCgaggcagcaggggctgggcactgtGCAGCCACCGGCTGGCAGTGCCCTCAGAGGGCAGAGAGCTGGccagccaggtgctgcaggctcagcccgTTGCACAGGATGCACAGGAGGTTGCAGAGCGAGGACAGAGCGTGGTGGAGGGCGAAGCTCCGCGCCAGCCGCCTGTACCCGGGGTCGGAGGCACGGAGCTGCCTGCGGGGCTCGCTGGccgccagccccagctcctgccccagcccgtGGCTCTGCTCcaccctctgcagctcagccaccaAGTCAGAGGCCGCCCGCCCGAAGCACTGCGTGTTCAGCACAGAGGCGGCGATGCACACGAGGAAGATGATGATCTGCAGGGAGCAAAGCCACCCCGCATGTGGGGGGTTGAATTTCTCCCCCAGGCCCCCTGGCTCGCTGCAGTTTGGGTGCTTGGGGGCTTCTTTGAGCTGTGCGTGGATCTCCATGGTTTGCAAGCgagccagaggagcagaggaaggggatggggctgtgtgtgaggaaGGGGGAGGTTACCTGGGTCTTGTGCTCCTGGCCGAGCTGCTCGCTGGGGTGGGACATGGCAAACAGGGTCAGGTTGAGGAAGGCACAGGTGGAGCTGATGTGGAAGTAGTAGGGGAAGAGCTCGCGCTGCATGGAGCCGAAGGTGTGGCGAGGGAGGTGCCTGCTCATCACAAAGCCTGCCAGGGGAAGGGCAGGTGAGTCCTGGGGCAAAGCCCCCTCCCCGTGCCACCCCCCTGggcagagagcacagcacagcccaaccTACCGGCCACGAAGGTCACCCAGACCTGCATTCCCCAGGAGGTGGAGAGGACAAGCAGGTGCAGCAGTTTGATGGTGTGGGAGGGCTCCGTGTCACTCGCCATGGCGTGCTGGATGGGCACAGGTCCCTTCATGTCAGCCGGGTCACCCCAAATTCGGCGCCGAGCTGTGGTTGCTGCTGTCACCTTGCTGCTCACAGGGCAAATGCAGTTCAGGTTCCCAAACCTGCTTACTCAGGGAAAGCtttggagctggcacagccctgttCCACCACCACAGACCCGACCgggctgcaaagctgctcttcAGTCCCTCACATCTCAGGGCAGGGCACTGCGTCAGCACCTGGGAGCCACATGGCTGGGGTGGACTTTTGGCAAAGTCCAGCCAACGCCCCGCTgacccctggcagcaggaaccagcaaaaagtcaataaaaaggggaagagaaaagctgGGACAAATTCACCTGCCCACGCTGTGGCCATCAGAGGCCTCTTGGCCAGGGGGAAGCTTCCCTGtttaaaaacagcaacagcatCTGCACTGTTTAACCAAAAACCTGGGGGCTCCCAGGCTCACCCCCCTGCCCCAGAccctgcacaggagcacagggtggAAGGAGGCTTTGAAGGAGCTGCCTGATCCACTGCAAGGAGCTCTctgtaaattaattaaaacaaagcttCTGGGAGTAGCCCATCAAtactgctgcctgcagaattcctcctcctcctcccctcggCTGCTGCCTCGGGGCATGAATTACAGCGGGGCTGGCCTTGAGAGAGACACTGCCGTCTGATTCTATCCCACTCCTGCAAAGCAGATAAATGTGCCCTGTATTGTGATATATTAGCTCCATGTATTTATTTAGGCACCCATAAAATCAGGTCCTTAAACCTTCTCATGATGGCAGCACACCGGAGAAGGCACCCACAATCAACCTGGAGTGCTGGCCTGTAAATCCCCAGCTGTATTCATGGCCTTTTCCAAAAGCTTCTTGgcgttttgggggattttttctgtcCTCCATCAGCCCTGGATGGCAGCTGTGGTCCTTAGGTGGGGCTTTGTTCCCTGCATCAGTCCTGGGCAGGAAGGCAGTggtgggctctgccagcagccagcacagagccctgctgctcccaaggGCCCGGATCTGCCTCTCCAAATGCTTTGCCTCCATGCAGGAATTAGCAGGGAGAGCTCCAAGGTGTTTTCATGCAGGATGGAaggttgctcagagcagggggtaactccatttttttaaaaggcataaataaaaatggtgATCGATTGCTGAATCGGCCCTAGAGCTGTGCATTGATGGGGAGGGCAAAGAAAGGGTTCTGGGAAAGGCTAGGGCAGTGACCAGCAGGTCCCTCCTTCTCTCTGGGATGAGGCAgtggagctccagggatgctccaagctgcccagccctgctgcccatgccccagggccagcagaTGCTGTAGGGCTGCAGTTTTCCTGCAGAAGCACAAAGCACACGAGGCTCTGCCGTGCCCCCAGGTCACTCCTGCACCCCCAGGgacccagccaggctggagccagggctgacCGGGGCctcccagcaggaaaaagcaCAATACttgaggagagggagaggtCAGGTAAAGTTTAATGTTCAGGCAAATACATCATCCCCTCCACTTTAATcaagcagcagcaattcctAACGGTGAGTAGCAAGGATGGCTCTTGTCCCGGTGATAAAAAGGCAGGATTGCTCTGAGTTTTGGGAGGTAAGAGGGCTCTATAAAAATTGAATGCTTTGTACCATGTTCAGCCTAAGATGGCTTTATCTTTTGGAGGTTGCCATGCCAGGCCTAGAGCTGAGATGTTTGTGATGGGAGATAGAGCGGAGATTAGGGGTTTATGGCCAcggccagcccagggctgggagccactggaggagaggggcaggagctcctTGTGCTTACAAACTGGGTGTGGAGTTTGGGTGGCAGAGGGACTGGGTGTTGCAGAGGGACACCTGGAGCCCTGCAAAAGACCCTGTGGTCATTTCTGGCACCCCATGGCCTCACCTCAGCCCGAGTACGGCATCACCATCACCTGCTCGTGGTTAAGCTCTACAGAACCCATCCTTGGGGTtaagcacagggctctgcaggcagagacaAGGGCACAGCTGTAGAACCTGCTGTGCCCAAAGCTCTGAGTGCCTAAGGGCTTCCAGGGCTCgttcattttcttccagaaaccTCAATGCCATCAGAAAACCTGTGGCTGAGTGAGCCAGGAAAGCTGAGGAGGGGGCTCTCCACAGGCCTGTGGCTGAGGGCAgatgtcccctgtgctgtgacTGATGAGCAGCACTTCCACTGTCACCCCTGCTTCATTCTGGTGCCcttcccagagcatcccagacTTAGGGGAACAAGGTTtggctctgccttttcctttttcagcgCCTCTGAAGCAGTTTGGGGTTTACATCTCAAGGTGCTGGTgcacccagcagctggggacaaggagggcAGTCCCAGACATGAGAGCCACCCCTCCAGGCAGTGCCCAAAATCCACTTGCAGGGAGCACCAcccctttcctgcagcagtCCTGCCTCAAAGGACCCCATCTCcacctgagcccaggtgagctgcGGGGGCAGGACCCCTGCTCCAAGCTGACCACACAGCAAGCCCCTGGAGCAGACACTcacccagagcagacagggatGTCTGTCCTTTCAAAACACTTCTGTTGCTGCTGATGGGGTGGGATTTcagcccaggaggagcaggggctctttgccagccctgcccaggagaaggagcagcactggggagagTGGGATGTTCCACCAGCCACCCCTACACCAAGGAGGGGCACAGCAGCCACCCCACATCACTGCCCCCTCTCTCCCTTTGCTGCCTCAAAAGGAACCAGTTATGCCCCACTGAGAACTAGTGAAAAAATAACCTGGTTTGGGAAGATTTTGGATCATATAAAGATTCAAGTAGCGTTAAGTGAACTAGAAAACCAAGTCCTGTACATCAGCTTataaaatttctaaataaaataataaaaaagaaaggagaagaggtGTGACACATCAGTGCAAGGGATGAGGTGGTACAGTCATGCCcctccaccccagcccctgggacCAAAGCCCCCAGGGAGGCAGGGTCTGGGTGCCACCGTCCCACGTTCCCTTCCACCACAGAAGTGTCCCctcatctgtctgtctgtctgtccgaCTGTCAGCAGGGGCCGTGGCTCTAGAAGTCCTGCAGCCGTGAGATGAGGTCCTCCTTATTCTTCAGCAGGAACTTCTCACAGGCCTCGAAGGTGGAGCAGATGTCGGAGGACAGCCCCGCCACGTTGGTGGTGACGTAGGTGAGGTACCCCGGCATGGCCTGGTTGTAATAAGCCACCTGCGAGGCACAGGACCAGGTCAGCAGGGCcacaggggagggagg
This Camarhynchus parvulus chromosome 8, STF_HiC, whole genome shotgun sequence DNA region includes the following protein-coding sequences:
- the TMEM205 gene encoding transmembrane protein 205 translates to MKGPVPIQHAMASDTEPSHTIKLLHLLVLSTSWGMQVWVTFVAGFVMSRHLPRHTFGSMQRELFPYYFHISSTCAFLNLTLFAMSHPSEQLGQEHKTQIIIFLVCIAASVLNTQCFGRAASDLVAELQRVEQSHGLGQELGLAASEPRRQLRASDPGYRRLARSFALHHALSSLCNLLCILCNGLSLQHLAGQLSAL